Proteins found in one Takifugu flavidus isolate HTHZ2018 chromosome 7, ASM371156v2, whole genome shotgun sequence genomic segment:
- the mysm1 gene encoding histone H2A deubiquitinase MYSM1 has protein sequence MDDEVDVDIEGDEFQSTVSEIDEGCLAQEQFIQSAWKSSAGILPWELDSSISPENRQVIEKMLLEEQYYLTGEKVHNHIWDSNSSSKSKAKKPPVKTSASASSASSRWSKQEKELFENGLAQFGRRWTKIAKLVGSRSVLQVKSYARQYFKHKAKSEPRAAASSAGLLKLQHAQPASSTLANTVRIEKLSDEEDEEVDITDDLCNDGDSDHKPPVDNSSESEGLEGIPTQTENPKEEQDNGQSMSSDHLSHAGREETGVREKLSPHGHPLMAALTNSELITQEDESLQSEGSRQPGQREEGGSDDADSADKTGQSLVDEPTEDEEEEEEELKVPEQEIEMDIETITEDEKQAIPEFFEGRPAKTPERYLKIRNYILDQWFKSKPKYLNKTSVRPGLKNCGDVNCIGRIHTYLELIGAINFNCEQAVYNRPKVVDRSKHKEGKDILEAYQLAQRLQSMRTRKRRVRDIWGNWRDAKDLEGHTYEHLSAEELARRREEMKKHPKPCKVSRFRGSVDPFQLIPCRSFGEEVQEPFQIVVCAETLLIMDMHAHVSRSEVIGLLGGVFNKEENLLKISAAEPCNSVSTGLQCEMDPVSQTQACDVLSSLGFSVVGWYHSHPTFHPNPSVRDINTQDQFQSYFSRGGAPFIGMIVSPYDPANPSPHSQTTCLLVKASQEPSSSQKLPYRFDFKSSPDIPDWEQTMRRAQWIIHRYCQSAASVPMNRFFRKDSHLTCLEKMLSSLARYLEPLPDEEGDAFLTQIQTLFQSEFIAKQLVPDQEEGESLNISSQAAEGLAYDRLITKKQDEGRIDSDQETAYKPTETSSTTVLHMGSVLSAEHDYLL, from the exons ATGGACGACGAGGTTGATGTTGACATCGAAGGAGACGAGTTTCAAAGCACCGTTAG TGAGATTGACGAAGGATGTTTAGCCCAAGAGCAGTTCATACAGTCTGCGTGGAAGAGCAGTGCTGGGATACTG CCCTGGGAACTGGACAGCTCCATCAGCCCCGAAAACAGACAGGTGATCGAGAAAATGCTGCTGGAAGAACA GTACTATTTGACAGGTGAGAAGGTTCATAATCACATCTGGGACAGTAATTCAAGCAGCAAATCAAAAGCAAAGAA GCCGCCAGTGAAAACTTCAGCCTCAGCGTCTAGTGCTTCTTCCCGTTGGTCCAAACAGGAGAAAGAATTGTTTGAAAATGGACTG GCTCAGTTTGGTCGACGGTGGACAAAAATTGCCAAGTTGGTGGGCAGCCGATCTGTTCTGCAGGTCAAAAGTTATGCCAGACAGTATTTCAAACACAAG GCTAAGTCAGAACCTagggctgcagcctcatctgcaGGGCTCTTGAAATTACAGCACGCTCAGCCTGCCTCATCCACTCTGGCAAACACTGTGCGTATAGAGAAGCTttctgatgaagaggatgaggaggtagACATCACTGACGACCTTTGTAATGATGGCGATAGTGACCACAAACCACCTGTTGATAATTCCTCTGAGTCTGAAGGACTGGAGGGGATTCCGACCCAAACAGAAAACCCCAAAGAGGAGCAGGATAACGGTCAGTCTATGAGCTCGGATCATCTTAGCCATGCCGGTAGGGAAGAGACTGGTGTGAGAGAGAAGTTATCTCCTCATGGACATCCTCTGATGGCAGCCCTAACAAACTCAGAGCTAATAACACAGGAGGATGAAAGCTTACAATCTGAAGGCTCACGGCAGCCTGGTCAACGAGAAGAGGGGGGCAGTGATGACGCAG ATTCGGCTGATAAGACTGGGCAGAGTCTGGTTGACGAACCaacagaagatgaagaggaggaggaagaggagctaaaGGTACCCGAGCAGGAAATAGAGATGGACATCGAGACCATCACCGAGGATGAAAAGCAAGCCATCCCAGAGTTCTTTGAGGGACGACCGGCCAAAACTCCTGAGCGATACCTTAAGATCCGCAACTACATCCTGGATCAGTG GTTTAAGAGCAAGCCCAAGTACCTGAACAAGACATCCGTCCGTCCTGGACTCAAGAACTGTGGGGATGTCAACTGTATCGGACGAATCCACACCTACCTGGAACTCATTGGAGCTATCAACTTCAACTGTG AGCAAGCGGTGTATAATCGCCCAAAGGTGGTGGACCGGTCCAAACACAAGGAAGGCAAAGACATACTTGAGGCCTACCAGCTCGCCCAGAGGCTGCAGAGCATG CGAACGAGGAAGCGGCGCGTACGTGACATATGGGGAAACTGGCGCGACGCAAAGGACTTGGAGGGACACACGTATGAG CATCTCAGTGCTGAGGAGTTAGCTCGACGAAGAGAAGAGATGAAGAAGCATCCTAAACCTTGCAAGGTCTCCAGATTCAGAGG GTCTGTGGATCCATTCCAGTTGATTCCCTGCAGGTCCTTCGGAGAGGAGGTGCAG GAACCATTCCAAATtgttgtgtgtgcagagacGCTTCTGATAATGGACATG CATGCCCACGTTTCCCGGAGTGAGGTTATCGGCTTGTTGGGGGGAGTTTTTAACAAGGAAGAGAACCTATTAAAG ATCAGTGCGGCAGAGCCGTGCAACAGCGTGAGCACAGGGCTGCAGTGTGAGATGGACCCGGTGTCTCAGACTCAGGCCTGTGACGTGCTGTCGTCTCTGGGCTTCAGTGTGGTGGGCTGGTACCACTCACACCCCACCTTCCATCCAAACCCTTCAGTACGGGACATAAACACCCAGGACCAGTTCCAG AGTTACTTCTCACGCGGCGGCGCCCCCTTCATTGGGATGATCGTCAGCCCATATGACCCAGCAAACCCTTCTCCACACTCTCAGACAACCTGTTTGTTGGTGAAAGCGAGCCAGGAACCTTCAAGCTCGCAGA AGCTGCCCTACAGATTTGATTTCAAATCGTCACCAGACATTCCAGACTGGGAACAGACGATGAGGAGAGCTCAGTGGATCATCCACAGATACTGCCAATCAGCAGC GAGTGTGCCGATGAACAGATTTTTCCGGAAAGACTCCCACCTCACTTGTCTCGAGAAG ATGTTGTCCTCTCTGGCCAGATACCTTGAGCCTCTGCcagatgaggagggagatgCCTTCCTCACCCAGATCCAGACCCTCTTCCAATCTGAATTTATTGCCAAGCAACTTGTGCCTGACCAAGAAGAGGGAGAATCTCTAAACATTTCATCCCAAGCAGCAGAGGGACTTGCTTATGATCGTCTCATCACTAAGAAACAGGATGAGGGAAGAATAGATTCTGACCAAGAGACCGCATATAAACCCACTGAGACAAGCAGTACCACCGTGTTACATATGGGCTCTGTGCTGTCTGCTGAACATGACTATTTACTGTGA
- the oma1 gene encoding metalloendopeptidase OMA1, mitochondrial isoform X3, which yields MAFLCVNALKRSRFCFLPIDVSRCFQVRMQTGHRVNQVSTVRCQVSCHRTAKVAVIRDFRHTVRSGTGRPPLLPRSFVETPPSLHSPPVLKHHGHHFHTSAHLKGLPAAAVWMVLKPLQKLAAAILGRSIRKWWVALPANRRQLFREWVWQRRWHLAALAGVAMVILSLLLLTHLDESPLTGRTRLLVFSRESYLELAALTAEAYMEEFAELLLPVTDVRHQVVERVVQHLAQRNKDIPEVSDVSWTVHVVQGPTVNAFVLPNGEVFVYTGMLETVTDVHQLTIILGHEMAHALLGHSAEQASLSHILDLLSLVLLSAIWALCPRDSLAVLGHWVQQKLSQLMFSRPYSRKLEAEADQVGLQLAAKACADVRAGPVFWQQMEIRDQLSGEPSLPEWLSTHPSHRNRTTHLDRLIPQKASSSARRESSSPACHWGEPV from the exons ATGGCATTTCTTTGCGTTAATGCTTTGAAGCGGAGTCGCTTCTGCTTTCTTCCTATAGATGTGTCACGATGCTTCCAGGTCCGTATGCAAACTGGACATCGGGTAAATCAGGTGAGCACGGTGCGCTGTCAGGTTAGCTGTCACAGAACAGCAAAGGTTGCTGTGATCAGAGACTTCCGCCATACAGTAAGATCCGGGACAGGACGGCCGCCGCTGTTGCCCCGCAGCTTTGTGGAGACCCCCCCATCTCTGCATTCTCCACCTGTTCTGAAGCACCATGGGCACCACTTCCACACCTCTGCCCATCTGAAgggtcttcctgctgctgctgtatggATGGTGCTGAAGCCCCTGCAGAAACTAGCTGCTGCTATACTGGGCAG GAGTATAAGGAAGTGGTGGGTAGCTTTACCAGCCAACCGCAGGCAGTTGTTTCGTGAATGGGTCTGGCAGCGGCGCTGGCATCTGGCAGCCTTGGCAGGGGTTGCTATGGTGATCCTATCCCTCCTACTCCTGACCCACCTGGACGAGTCCCCGCTGACAGGCAGGACTCGCCTTCTGGTGTTCAGCAGAGAGAGCTACTTGGAGCTGGCAGCTCTGACGGCAGAAGCG tacATGGAGGAGTTCGCGGAGCTGCTCCTTCCAGTCACTGATGTTCGTCACCAGGTGGTGGAGCGGGTGGTGCAACACCTGGCTCAGAGAAACAAGGACATCCCTGAAGTGTCCGATGTCTCCTGGACCGTCCATGTGGTCCAAGGTCCCACTGTCAACGCTTTTGTCCTCCCG AATGGAGAAGTCTTCGTTTACACAGGAATGCTTGAGACTGTGACAGatgttcaccagctcaccatcaTCCTGGGACACGAGATGGCTCACGCTCTGTTAGGACATTCT gCAGAGCAGGCCAGCCTGTCTCACATCCTGGACCTCTTGTCCCTGGTTTTGCTGAGCGCCATCTGGGCTCTGTGTCCCCGAGACAGCCTGGCAGTGCTGGGACACTGGGTACAGCAAAAACTTTCTCAG CTGATGTTCAGTCGTCCCTACAGTAGGAAACTGGAAGCTGAAGCTGATCAAGTGGGACTGCAGCTAGCTGCGAAG GCCTGTGCCGATGTGCGAGCAGGACCCGTTTTCTGGCAGCAAATGGAAATAAGAGACCAGCTGAGTGGAGAACCCAGCCTTCCCGAGTGGCTGTCCACACACCCGTCGCACAGGAACAGAACCACGCACCTGGACCGCCTCATACCGCAG AAAGCCTCTTCATCTGCGAGAAGAGAGAGCTCTTCACCTGCCTGCCATTGGGGAGAACCCGTGTAG
- the oma1 gene encoding metalloendopeptidase OMA1, mitochondrial isoform X1, whose amino-acid sequence MAFLCVNALKRSRFCFLPIDVSRCFQVRMQTGHRVNQVSTVRCQVSCHRTAKVAVIRDFRHTVRSGTGRPPLLPRSFVETPPSLHSPPVLKHHGHHFHTSAHLKGLPAAAVWMVLKPLQKLAAAILGRSIRKWWVALPANRRQLFREWVWQRRWHLAALAGVAMVILSLLLLTHLDESPLTGRTRLLVFSRESYLELAALTAEAYMEEFAELLLPVTDVRHQVVERVVQHLAQRNKDIPEVSDVSWTVHVVQGPTVNAFVLPNGEVFVYTGMLETVTDVHQLTIILGHEMAHALLGHSAEQASLSHILDLLSLVLLSAIWALCPRDSLAVLGHWVQQKLSQLMFSRPYSRKLEAEADQVGLQLAAKACADVRAGPVFWQQMEIRDQLSGEPSLPEWLSTHPSHRNRTTHLDRLIPQALELRESCVCPALPATDPRAVFSETVRVLLEKNKREEAHAAAPIHGLPPVPLGFLQLSWPQTPSLLPHMCIRKTKRQCDPPPTASEGRTRNQNTSVDFSLVT is encoded by the exons ATGGCATTTCTTTGCGTTAATGCTTTGAAGCGGAGTCGCTTCTGCTTTCTTCCTATAGATGTGTCACGATGCTTCCAGGTCCGTATGCAAACTGGACATCGGGTAAATCAGGTGAGCACGGTGCGCTGTCAGGTTAGCTGTCACAGAACAGCAAAGGTTGCTGTGATCAGAGACTTCCGCCATACAGTAAGATCCGGGACAGGACGGCCGCCGCTGTTGCCCCGCAGCTTTGTGGAGACCCCCCCATCTCTGCATTCTCCACCTGTTCTGAAGCACCATGGGCACCACTTCCACACCTCTGCCCATCTGAAgggtcttcctgctgctgctgtatggATGGTGCTGAAGCCCCTGCAGAAACTAGCTGCTGCTATACTGGGCAG GAGTATAAGGAAGTGGTGGGTAGCTTTACCAGCCAACCGCAGGCAGTTGTTTCGTGAATGGGTCTGGCAGCGGCGCTGGCATCTGGCAGCCTTGGCAGGGGTTGCTATGGTGATCCTATCCCTCCTACTCCTGACCCACCTGGACGAGTCCCCGCTGACAGGCAGGACTCGCCTTCTGGTGTTCAGCAGAGAGAGCTACTTGGAGCTGGCAGCTCTGACGGCAGAAGCG tacATGGAGGAGTTCGCGGAGCTGCTCCTTCCAGTCACTGATGTTCGTCACCAGGTGGTGGAGCGGGTGGTGCAACACCTGGCTCAGAGAAACAAGGACATCCCTGAAGTGTCCGATGTCTCCTGGACCGTCCATGTGGTCCAAGGTCCCACTGTCAACGCTTTTGTCCTCCCG AATGGAGAAGTCTTCGTTTACACAGGAATGCTTGAGACTGTGACAGatgttcaccagctcaccatcaTCCTGGGACACGAGATGGCTCACGCTCTGTTAGGACATTCT gCAGAGCAGGCCAGCCTGTCTCACATCCTGGACCTCTTGTCCCTGGTTTTGCTGAGCGCCATCTGGGCTCTGTGTCCCCGAGACAGCCTGGCAGTGCTGGGACACTGGGTACAGCAAAAACTTTCTCAG CTGATGTTCAGTCGTCCCTACAGTAGGAAACTGGAAGCTGAAGCTGATCAAGTGGGACTGCAGCTAGCTGCGAAG GCCTGTGCCGATGTGCGAGCAGGACCCGTTTTCTGGCAGCAAATGGAAATAAGAGACCAGCTGAGTGGAGAACCCAGCCTTCCCGAGTGGCTGTCCACACACCCGTCGCACAGGAACAGAACCACGCACCTGGACCGCCTCATACCGCAG GctctggagctgagggagaGCTGCGTCTGTCCCGCCCTGCCCGCCACCGACCCCCGCGCCGTCTTTTCCGAGACGGTCCGAGTGTTGCTGGAAAAGAACAAGCGGGAAGAGGCTCACGCAGCAGCGCCGATTCACGGGCTGCCCCCGGTCCCCCTGggcttcctgcagctctcctgGCCCCAAACTccctccctgcttcctcacATGTGCATCAGGAAAACAAAACGTcagtgtgacccccccccaacggCATCGGAGGGCCGGACCAGAAACCAGAACACTTCTGTTGACTTCAGCTTGGTTACTTAA